From one Gemmatimonadota bacterium genomic stretch:
- a CDS encoding winged helix-turn-helix transcriptional regulator, with protein sequence MTPNRLNTTFAALADPTRRAILARLALGEATVTELAEPFAMSLPAVSRHLKVLERAGLITRRREAQWRPCRLEARPLRDVADWLAQYRRFWHERLSSP encoded by the coding sequence ATGACGCCCAACCGACTGAACACGACCTTCGCTGCGCTCGCGGACCCGACTCGCCGCGCGATTCTCGCGCGCCTGGCTTTGGGCGAGGCCACGGTGACCGAGCTGGCGGAGCCGTTCGCCATGAGCCTGCCCGCCGTCTCCCGGCACCTCAAGGTGCTCGAGCGCGCCGGTCTGATCACGCGCCGCCGGGAGGCGCAATGGCGGCCGTGCCGGCTCGAGGCGAGGCCGCTCCGGGACGTGGCCGATTGGCTGGCGCAGTATCGCCGGTTCTGGCACGAGCGCCTATCGTCGCCCTGA
- a CDS encoding cold-shock protein, with protein MARETGTVARFMDEKGFGFIHPDRGGKDIFVHHSAIGGAGFKTLREGERVEFDLVQDPKGPRAENVVRLEE; from the coding sequence ATGGCGCGAGAGACGGGGACGGTAGCGCGATTCATGGACGAGAAGGGCTTCGGCTTCATTCATCCGGACCGCGGCGGCAAGGACATCTTCGTGCACCACTCCGCGATCGGGGGCGCTGGGTTCAAGACCCTGCGGGAGGGCGAGCGCGTGGAGTTCGACCTCGTTCAGGACCCCAAAGGCCCCCGGGCAGAGAACGTCGTCCGCCTCGAAGAGTAG